AAGGCAGCATTTGACAGGGTCATCCCTTTTACTGAAGCTCTTTCTTCCAGGAACATGATGTGACCttgacttttctctttcctaaCTATTCCCTCATGGTCTTCCTTCCTGAATCACCCTCATCATCTCAGCTTCTTTTTTCTCATCCAATTGCACTACCTCCTGGAGCTTATCCAGACACATGCCTTTAAATTACCATCTCTGTGGACTCCCCAGCTGCGTCTGTGTCTGCAGACAGAATTCTCTCTTCCTGGAATCCATATCTTCTTACTGCCTGCTCAACACTTTAGATATCCAGAGcaactcttttcctttctttctttcttttttcttttttttttttttttttttttttttgctttttatggctgaacctgtggcatatggaagttcccaagctaggggtcaaatcggaataggagctgcagctgccggcctaagccacaaccacccagatccaaactgcacctgggacctacaccacagctcatggcgatgctggatccccagcccactaatcgaggccagggatcaaactcgagtcctcatggatactagtcggattcgtttctcctgtgccacaatgggaactccctgtccaggGCAACTCTTAATGCTTACATTCCTAAAACAGATTGCTTGGTTTCACTTCCCCacacctgcccctcctccagTACTTCCTGTGTTGGTAAAGGGTAACTTCCTTCACCCAGTTATTTAAACCACAGGTCTAGGAGTTATCCTCCActtttctgcttcctcttcctctttataTCCAATCCATCAGCTCACTCTGTTGGGTCTCCCCTCAAATTATATTTCCAATCTAACCACTTCTTACcaccgcctcctcctccaggatcTGTCCCTCATGAAGGGACCATCTCAGTAGCCTCATCACTGATCTCTCTGTTTCCACCTTGTCCTTCTGTTATACCCAAGgtgatccttttaaaataccAAGTTAAGAGtcccccttgtggcccagcaggttaaggacccagcagttgcctccatgaagatgcaggttcaatccctggcctcgctcagtaggttaaggatccaggagttcctgtcgtggcgcagtggttaacgaatccgactaggaaccatgaggttgcgggttcagtccctgcccttgctcagcgggttaacgatccggcgttgccgtgagctgtggtgtaggttgcagacgcggctcggatcccgagttgctgtggctctggcgtaggccggtggctacagctccgattcgacccctagcctgggaacctccatatgccgggggagcggcccaagaaatagcaacaacaacaacaacaaaaagacaaaaagacaaaaagaccaaaaaaaaaaaggatccagcgttgctgcaagctgcagtgtaggtcgcagatgcggcttgaatctggtacTGCTGTGACTATGATACAGTTTCTGCCTagaccagaaacttccatatgccacaggtgaggctgccaaacaaagaaatagagaaaatagcaagtcactttttttcttggaattttccAGTGGGTCTTAACGTCACCAGCGCACATACACACGTACATGCACGCTCTTCTTCCCTGCTCCCTGACCCCTTCCCCTGGTTTGAAATGCTCCTCTCTTTGGGCTTCTCCTCCACTCATATCTCTAGGCAAAGCTCACCTCATCACCTACCACGGTTTCCCTGACCAGTGGCTCTAACTGCACTCCAGCAGCcctttagatatttatttatccCTAACATCATCACCACCTGACCTTGTGTGTTTGTCTGTGATCTTCCGCACTGGGATGGAGACTCCATGAGAGCAAGAACGTAGACTCTCTGTGGGTCCATGTACTTTTCTGCTAGGACCTCAAACAATGCCTGGCTCAGGGTTCCATGGTGCCTGATCGGATGATCTGCTCAGTCTTTATAGTTCCATGCCCCTTTAAGACAGAAGTTTAGGAGCTCCGCTGGGTATCAGAATCACTGGGGAGCTTGACCTGAGTGCACGTGccctggacttcccattgtggctcaataggttaagagcccaacatggtgtccatgaggacatgtgttcaagCCCTAACCTCACTCACGTGTTtgaagatccaacattgccacaagctgaggtataggtcacagatgcagctcggatccagtggttgctgtggctgtggtgtaggctggcagctgcagctctgattcagcccctagcctgggaacttccataagctacaggggtggccttaaaaacgcaaaaaaaaaaaaaaaaaaaaaaaagagagagagagagagagagaaaagaaagaaatgcaccaATGCACCTgccctgaccccaccccccagagaCCCAAATGCAGCCGATCCTGGGGTAGAAGCCTGCACATGGTgaacaagctccccaggtgattctgaggccTGGCCTCCCTGGACCCACCCTCTGCCGGCTGCTACCTCAAGGTGCCAGGTTCCATTTGTGTGTCTGTTGCTCTACTCTGTGTTGTTTCATGTTTATCAACAGTACTTGAATCACCTGGGAACCTAAATATAGATCTCCGAGCCCCACCCCAGATCTTATGAATCAGAACTTCCAGGGCCAgaaatctttgtttttgaaaagctCCCTCAGTGCCTCTGATAATAGCCAGTCTTCCCACGAGGCATTGGGAGGCTCACTGGGTTATATGGACTCCTTGAGGAGGATGTAAACTTAGGAGCAGgtatttttaatgcctttttagGCCACCTTCACTCCCCATCCCTCGCTAATCCAACAGTGTTCTGTTCAAAAGTAGTCTTGGTATGTTGCCATGGAGTGGCCCTTGATCTATGCATGATTTCAACTTGCAACTTGTTTTGTCACTTGAACATCCACCagtatttctgtcttttcttttccttctttttttttttttttttttttttagtgctacacccgatgcatatggaagttcccaatctaggggtcgaatcagagctacagttgccagcctagaccacagccacagcaaagccagagccgagccacatctgcaacctataccacacctcacagcaacaccagatccttaacccactgagggggtcagggattgaacctgagtcctcatggatactagtcagattcgtttctgctgagccacgagaactCCCACCAGTATTtctaactacattttttttttttctttttagggccacgcctgcggcgtatggaagttcctgggctaggaggtCAAATAGGAACggcagctactagcctacactacatccacagcaacaacgccagatctgagccacatctgcatatctgcaacctacacttcagcttgtggcaacgccaggtccttaacccaccgagcagggccagggatcgaacccacatcctcatggatgctagtcaggttcttaacctgctgagcacaatgggaactcccatgtctaaCTACATTTCAGTCCAGCTCAGTGTGGTGGGTACTCTCTTTGTAATCTTTTCTGtctaggaatttaaaatatgttcccCAGGTCAGACCACAGAATTGGGGgtaatcccccctcccccatcatcaCACTCAAACACTCACCTGCCCAGCCTCCTCAGGATGTTGCAGGAAGTGGGACGCCTTCCAGGGCCGGAGAGTGGGCTTTTGTCTAACACTTGGGAATGAATTGTCCAGGGAGACGCATGTGCTGACagagcaaaagactttattgggaaggggaaTCTGGGaagagcagcagggtaagggaaccaggaagaactgctctgccatgtggctcGAGGTCTCCTTTTTTATGGGAGTGGGGTCagtttccaggttgtctctggccagtcgtCTTGCTTGCCCCATATTTAGTCAGACTCAAGGTTCCTTCCTGGTGGCACATGTGGCTCTCAGCTGAGATGGACACCAGTACCAGGGACTCCGGGTGGTTGGTCTTCTCCAGTTCGGCCCCTCTCCAATTCTCCCGGTTCATGGTACCTGGCCAAGGGGGGCGGTTTCCCTAATAACTGGCCCAGTACTGGGGCGCGTGGGCTTTGGCTGTCCTCAACTTAGGAAGCATCCATTGGTCTCCAGAGCCTCCCTAGGGATGAAGGCAGACCTGACCCCCTGCTCTGGGCACCTTCCGGGCCGCTCAATCCACTGATGAGACTTTTGGAGCCATTGTCCTTGCCCCCCTTTTGTCTGGCTTTCCCCTGGAACTGCGCACATAGACAACTTTACAGGTGgaagcttttaaaatagaaaatcctCAAAGTATTACctaagctaaataaataaatggggtgAGAGGTGACCAGGGAATGATAGTTGCAGGGTTTTATTCCTTAGCTAGACTCAGAGCTAGCTTCCAGGTTGTGAGGAATCACTGGTGATTGATGGTGGCCCAAAGCAACCTTCCAGGTTAACCTGTTTCTGAAACACCGAGGCCCCATGGGTGCTCTCCTGGACTGTGGAGGGCCTGCCGGGAGCCTTTTGGGATCTGCTGGGTTTGTCTGTATTCTTGGCAGAAGATGTCAGGGTCATTAGTCACGGCAGAATCTGGAAAGCAGCAGCATCATCAGGGTAagcccccctcctccaccctcaggCATTTGCCACCTTCTCAGCCTTCAGAGGTTCGCTTCTGGATAAGCCACAGTTGCATTTTGATGCCACATGTGAGAAGCCATTAGTAATCAGGACAAGTCCCTTGGGAAATCCAATTCCCAGGTGATAGCTGCTTCCTCTGGAATACTtatgccccaccccacccccacccccaggctgcgGTCTAGTGACAGAAGGGAGCAAATTGACCCTAGAAATGTAAGAAGGAGAGATTTCTAATGAGATCTGACAGTTCAAGGGCTGAAGGAGTCtaatctcccccccacccccatgcccaccCAGTCTTCATACAAATGTAAATACGCCTCCTTCAACAAATTGCcaaatgtggttttaatttgtaagTAGGAGACCCTGCctcgcttttctttctttctctccctctctccctttaaaaaaaaaagtcacaggttTTGCACTATTTGAACTGGATGTTTCCTTCTGTCATTCTGACactcgttttgttttgttttccaaaaaaccttttttcccattatttgttGTCAGAGGAATTTGGGATAAGAGTGGAttgtcctgttttttgttttgtttttgtttttttcagaggtGTTTTTGAAGTTCTTAGAGGAAATACAGAGTGCGCTTTAAAGTTagtttgaaaaatatagaaagcaaGGCAGTGGTCGAGTCAAATATGAGATTTGAAGAGTATTGCTATCACGGCCTCATACGTTATGTGGTCTGTGCAGTATCCATTGTTGTTATTTATGACCCTGTCTCCCTCCATTGTGGACTTCTTCCAGCCTTGGGGAATTTACATCATTCCTAATAGCAAAAGGCTTTCTGGTTCCCACAGAGTTGTTCAAAGCCTGACTCATGCTCCTTATGTTAATTGTTCAGCTCTGAAAATACAGCACTTACAGGGTGTGGTTGTAAGGGGAAAATCTACTATACTTACAGGGCATGTTTAGAAGTGTTTCACACATAAATCTCAACCTCTCTCTGTCTgtcatttaacttttaaactaGCTCTTTTTGATCAACTAGTAAGtctcaggggaaaagaaaaagtaagtctTAAGTAAAAAGTATCCACATGCAGTATAATCCAGTAAAACATTGTATTCTGTTCACTAACTCTTCAAACTAACATAGGTTGTAACTGGATATGACTCTGGGTGATATTGGTCCAGGTCAGAAACCATGGGCACAGTTAGTGAGAGCTAAAGGCTGGTACTCAGTGGCGCAGGGCAGTGATTGGACAAAGCTCACAGCATCCCTCTGTGGGACACCCGGGCATCATACTGATGGCTGCCGTGTGCCAGGCTCTCTGGGGCGGTCATCCTCTATTCCAGTCTAAGTCTAAAGCAAGGACTTTGTCTTACCAACACTGTTCCTGGTGGCAGCAACATTTTACTATGGAATCTAATGGAGACTACTTAGAAATGTACCAGAAAATGCACTTAACACCTTGTCTGAATTATCTCAGTactaacaaaaaggaaacaattgCAAAAGTAAGAAATGGGTCAGTACTGGTGATAGCTGGGAAGGTTTTAAGTTTTATAATTACTTCGTTATGAAGCTTCCCTGGGCACATATaaggatggatagacagatgccCTAAGAGTAATCTAAAACCAGGTTAGTATTGttggtttaagaaaaaaactcCCAGTTTATAGCAACCAGGAATTACAAACTTCAGTTTTCAAAATACCAGTTGTGAAAGACTTAATTCTTGATGCTATCTTGAGTCTCACAAAGgccatattctttatttttgtaaagagagaaaatgcagaaaattctAAGGCTGATTGGGGTGCAGAGCACTGTGCCACGGGGTCCCTCTGGAAGGCCAGGCCCCCCAGACACGTGGCTGCCTGGCACCTGGACCTGGGCTTCATCAAAGTCAGGGCCATAAGGCGATCAGGTACTGGCTGAGATGACTTGGAATCACCATCCTTTCCATCACCGTCTCACACATGGGTGGCACAAGTTCACGTATGAAACATGTGCTGGGAGTCCCAGAGAAGGGACAATTCACCCTAAAGTTCTAGAAAGATAAATGACAATAAGCTAATACTGCACAGTTTCATCCAGACCTGACTGAACTAAATCTGTTCACCAAGGTGTTCAGAGTAGACTTGTGTTTTCTCCTCTTGGATGGATAGATTTCTGATTGAACCTTTGTCATCTTTTGAAACAGATGGGAAGAGCCGTCCAAGGAGTGACAGAGGATTTCACCGAGTGTGCAGAGAGGCCACTTCCTCCCGGTGCAGAGTGCAAGAGGAGGGCCCTGCAAGAAATGTAGGTCCCATGTTGTCTCCTTGTGCTGCTTTCCAGCTGTCTGGACGGATGGGTACCTAACACGGGGTCCGCAATTCAGCACAAGTGCATAGACCTCAACCACGAAAGCCGCTGTGGCGCTGAGCCTACCCAAAGTCACAGACTGGCTCCTCCGCCTTCCAGATTTTTCTCGCTTTCTGGACAACGGGGAGGAAAGCCTTGCTTCACAGGTGTGTTGCAAGGAGTAATTAATGACAGGCACTTTGAAGATGAAAAGCACCTGCTGATGGTGTTTTGTACAACTTTCCGAGCAACTCCAGGCAGATCTGAAAAATTACGCTTCTTTCCTCAGGTGCTTATTCTGACCCTCATGTCATTATGAAAATCCTCAGGCCCCTGAGAGCGACAGTAAGAACATGAATATATGTATTGGAGTCCAGACTAAAGCTTAGCCAAAAGAAATATCTCAACCTCGGTGTTTTGAGTTTGCCGGTTTAAGAAACTTGTAACCATTCACAAAGCTGCAGCTATATGTCAGAGCCCAAATCTCCAGGGCCTAATGTCTGTCCTGACCCTCCAAGTGGATTTTATATTTAGAGTGAAGTTTGCATTGTCTgtcgggggtgtgtgtgtgtatgtacataagCATATGCTATACGCACACAGACGCACACATAGCCTGTGCTTTAGATGTACTTGAGCACTtacttctggagaaaaaaaacaatttatcaaATGCAGGAAGTATTGATCTTAAATATCTGACATGAATGCCTCTCTTCTTTGGTTAAAGTAGGAACTCCGTCGTAACTCCATTGATAACTCAGTGATTGATAAACAGAGTGTACCCCAGCCTATTGCAAAATGGGACAGCCCTGCCTGACCCTCTGCATGTAAACATGCACTTGAGGATGTTCCCAGATTGGCCAGGGGGCCAAGAGGGGGGGCAGAAGGTAGAGCAGTCCCCCTCCTCCAAGTGTAGGAAGTGTGACCAGGGGAATATGGAGGAAACCAGGCCCTTACAGTTTTctaaaccaaaaaattaaaaaaaaataaaaacctatctttctttgtcttagtGTGAACCGAACTGAAACACAAAGCGTCGTGAGCAAATCCTGCGGCTATGAGGACATCGTGGGAACATCTGGTGACTCCGTGATTGCAGAGGGCGCAAAGAAGAGGGGAACACTCAGACCTCGTCCCATCCCCTGGATCCCACGGGACAAGCTAAGGGTCCACAGAGGAGGCAGCCGAGAACCACCAGGGGCTTCCCGTTCCACAGCTGGAAAAAGCTGCTGAGACCCCACCAGATCCTCTCCGCCAGCAGCCAGCGCAGACCTCACCCCGGGCGCGGCTGGAGACAGGGCTTCTACGCGGGAGCCGGTCTGTAGCTGTGAGTCAGCATCCATGGCTCCAAAACAGAGTCCACGAGGGGCTCGGCGGCTGAGGACTCCGACCACCGCAGGAGAGTTTCTCTTGCAAGTGATCCATTAGTCCCAAGAGAAATAagagtgggggggtggggggtgggaagcaAAGCCGTCAGGGCCCTGTCAGCTTCAGAGCTGTCAGATCCAGGGTTACTCTTGAAACAAGACTTGGCAGAAAGCAACTCTAATGCAGAGTTGCATGTTTTGGAAAATCTCTCCTCCAGACAGCTTATGAAAAATAAGCCAGGGCAGGCAGAGCAAACCCGCTCAGCCACAAACCCTGAAAGATGAGCTCCGATTCAAGGCAGCccaaccaagaaaagaaagcagcatGAGAAAGACCGCTGGAGAGGATTGCAGACTTGCTGGAGAAGACTGCAGATTGATTGCTGAGGAGATGGTGGCCAGGCCGGTGAAAAATGTGTATAGATGCTGAGGCTTTGAAGGAATTGGAATGATCTTAAGAAGGTATATACCTTTGTTGGCTTTTAAAGCGGTCACCTCCAGGAGCCCATGTGCTTGTTCTGATAGCATTGATCTTTCTCATCACATTTTCCATCTTCAGAAACTTATTTTAGTGATTAAATAGCCATTCACTTTGTTGGCAGCAGGGCATTCATGAAAGAGCTCCATAAAGAAACAAatcatgggagttctcattgtagcttagtgggttatgaacctgactagtatccacgaggattcgggtttagtcgctggcctcagtcagtgggttaaggatctggcgttgccatgagctgtggcattggtcgcagacacagcttggatctcacgttactatggctgtggcataggcaggcagctgcagcttggattcaacccctagcctgggaacttccatatgccacagatgcagccctaaaaagcaaaaaaaaaaaaaaaaaaaaaaccaccccacaGAAGCAAAACATGAGTCTCCTTGTCACATCCCTGTGCAGATCGTACAATAGGCCATGTAAAGACGGTGGCACGTTGCCACCAATCACTTGGGGTACAGCGAGCCTCCTGCCCCTCACCCTGCGTAGGACAGCTGTGAAGGAACAGGCTGATGGTCCACATGGTCTGCTTGTGGCACCAGCATCGTTATCTGAAAATATGTTAGAAATGCAGGGCCTGAGACCTATGGAATGAGAAACTCTGGCTGATTCTGAAACCTGGCCAAGTTCAAGAACCACTGAGTTAAATGGAGTGTCTGTTTCTTCCAGCCTGGCCATCGTGGCCTCTGATGCACCAGCAGGGCCCCTCATGTGGACACGCACCCCCTCATGCTTCCTGACACTTGTGAAGCACCTGGGTTCAGTGTATGAGTCACTCTCTtcccagcttcttcttcttttttttttttttttttttgtctttttggggccacacccacggcatatggaggttcccaggctatgggtctaatcggagctgtagcctccagtctacgccacagccatgccagatccaagctgtgtctttggcctgcaccacagctcatggcaacgctggatccttgacccactgagtgaggccagggatcgaacccgcaacctcatggtttctagtcagattcgtttccgatgcaccacaatgggaactcctgttcccagGTTCTTAAGCACATGGATGTTAAGCAGGGTGGCCGTGGACTTACCCCAAGAGTTGCAGGATGTGGCTGTGTAATGTGGACCAACTTCAGGGGAAGACAGGGCAGAGGCTTGTTCTTGCTCTGTAGCGCACGCAtgtccctgtccctgcccccacctctaaAATCTGGTTTAAAATCAGGACAGACCAGAACCTAAGGGGAACTCAGTGGCCAGAGAGTCCAGCTTCCCATTTGGAAGGCTTCACAGGCAGTTTACATTTCAAAACAGGTGCTTTTCCTTTGCAGGATCACCCACTGTTGTCTCCAGTGGGGCTGCTGAAATGTCACCTAATGAATCATAGCAGTGACTTATTTTGGAGGACCCCTATAGTAGATTTTCTTTCCAGGCTCCTTCGAAAATAGGGAACAAACAATATTCAAAGGCCACTCATCaaatatatctttatttcctGCTCAACATACCTTCAAAGGGTGGTCCTTTGAAGTAGTACCTCCCTAGTAACAAGGAAAATCATGTGTATTCCCAAAGTGTAGgagtcatcaaaaaaaaaaaaaagaaaaaaagcagattatTGAGTGGTTTCTCCCAGCTCATTCTGTCCTTCCCCAGGGCTCTCTTCCCCGCTGATAGGGCAAGGCTCATTGAGAGACAGCTCTATTTCATGGCACCATTTTGGGTCATGAAGCTAAGTCTTGCCATGCATGGCCCTGGATGCAGATGATGATTCAGACTCTTCTTGGAAACCTGTTCCCTTCCTGGGATCCCAGCCTCACCACCTCCACCAGGAACATGGCCCTGCCCACGGctgtcccttcctcttccctcctggtTTTTTTTCCTGCCGAAGATGATTCCAATCCAGGATTCTACAGAGGAGGGAGCCCAGCACAATACTAACTGCAGCGGAGCATATTCTGCTCATCCAGTAGGTGTAGACTGCAGAGCATGGAACCTCCCGAGAAGGTGGTAGAACATGGCCTGTCGAGGGCCCCTCTCTGAGTGATCTGTGTTCAGGGTGTGCTCTTCCCTGAGGACAACCCCAGCATGTCATCCAgtcttctgaaaaagaaataattattggaACATTTTAAGCAGGGAGGGCACAAATCATAACCCAGGCAACAGGCCAAGAAacaaggaactccctgaaaga
The sequence above is a segment of the Sus scrofa isolate TJ Tabasco breed Duroc chromosome 17, Sscrofa11.1, whole genome shotgun sequence genome. Coding sequences within it:
- the SLX4IP gene encoding LOW QUALITY PROTEIN: protein SLX4IP (The sequence of the model RefSeq protein was modified relative to this genomic sequence to represent the inferred CDS: inserted 3 bases in 3 codons; deleted 2 bases in 1 codon; substituted 1 base at 1 genomic stop codon) yields the protein MASKKFAVKCGNFAVLVDLHILPQGSNKDTSWFSEQKKEEVCLLLRETIDSRVKEYLEVRKQHRPSNAEFTRSSPLSLKGYGFQITAYFLKRGIRLWCLRGSQHSELRVFPDRFVVCVSQLAFSRDLLASQQEELMGRAVQGVTEDFTECAERPLPPGAECKRRALQEIVNRTETQSVVSKSCGYEDIVGTSGDSVIAEGAKKRXNTQTSSHPLDPTGQAKSTEEAAENHQGLPVPQLEKAAETPPDPLRQQPAQTSPRARLETGLLXREPVCSCESASMAPKQSPRGARXAEDSDHRRRVSLASDPLVPREIRVGGWGVGSKAVRALSASELSDPGLLLKQDLAESNSNAELHVLENLSSRQLMKNKPGQAEQTRSATNPERXAPIQGSPTKKRKQHEKDRWRGLQTCWRRLQIDC